A window from Solanum stenotomum isolate F172 chromosome 5, ASM1918654v1, whole genome shotgun sequence encodes these proteins:
- the LOC125864010 gene encoding uncharacterized protein LOC125864010 has translation MSVKVPVEDIESQSKLNQEQAQTFNTILKKVNSETPGLFFVDGPEGTGKTFLYRALLAKVRPKGMIALASATSGVATTILLGGHTTHSRFGIPLQANETTMKNMSKQGREARLRQAKLIIWDEEPMAKQQTIKTVDRSFCDIMDSAILFGGKVMVFGGDFHQVLPVVPKSTRAETIDAIIMPFRRANARNAKARNANTTPLVPDQELSNSKFWNVIKMLAQSVANQNNQRTPFLANANDRSAAA, from the exons ATGTCTGTGAAGGTGCCAGTTGAAGATATTGAATCTCAATCAAAGTTGAATCAAGAACAAGCACAAACTTTCAATACCATTCTCAAAAAGGTCAACTCAGAAACACCAGGGTTATTCTTTGTAGATGGGCCTGAGGGAACCGGGAAAACTTTCCTATATCGGGCATTGCTGGCAAAGGTGAGACCAAAAGGTATGATAGCATTGGCATCTGCAACCAGTGGTGTAGCGACAACAATATTGCTTGGAGGTCATACAACACATTCAAGATTTGGCATACCACTACAAGCAAATGAAACAACAATGAAAAATATGTCAAAACAAGGTCGGGAAGCTAGACTAAGACAAGCAAAGTTAATAATATGGGATGAAGAACCCATGGCTAAGCAACAAACAATTAAAACAGTCGACAGAAGCTTTTGCGATATAATGGATAGTGCCATACTTTTTGGAGGTAAAGTCATGGTATTTGGAGGGGACTTTCATCAAGTTTTGCCTGTTGTACCAAAATCTACACGCGCAGAGACGATAGATGCAA TCATCATGCCTTTTCGTAGAGCTAATGCCAGAAATGCGAAAGCCAGGAACGCAAACACAACTCCTCTAGTCCCAGATCAAGaactttcaaattcaaaattctggAATGTCATtaagatgttggctcagagcgttgccaaccagaacaatcagcggaCTCCATTTTTGGCAAATGCTAATGATAGGTCAGCTGCAGCTTGA